The Vigna radiata var. radiata cultivar VC1973A chromosome 6, Vradiata_ver6, whole genome shotgun sequence DNA segment TATATGATTTTCTTGTAAAAGTTAAAGCAGATCTTCTTGTAATATCTTTCATATTAATGTCATCTCGTATATATGAGAATAGActatttaactttttctttattatgcattgatgttttgtttgaatACTCCTGGTActctttataaattttgaattttctttttgttttatatcaTTAAATGTAATGTTACATAActgttattataaatatgtacatatattacataataacaaattaaacaacataatgaaaaaaatgtgtaaaatgtttttaatatatatactaaaagtCTGTGTTTTCAATTAGTTAAGTTAGTATTTAACTTAAAAGagttatgaaagaaaataaaaaactgcaTAAATTACTACTAATGAGCTTTCAGAGTTAAGGTTTTCAAATTCTATCCTAATCCCCTTCTCATGGGGATTTTAGAGTTAAGGTTTTCAAAAAGTCTCCAATTGAatgagcaaaaaaaaaaaaataagacctACATTTATAGAAGGTGAAGACACCTCTAATCCCCTATATATGAAATTCACATTCAATCATTTCTCTATGCTTTCGATGAGCATTTAAAAGTATCTGAACATTACATATGAAAATAGGCTAttcctttaaataatttatttgaaaaaacgGCATATTTGTCGgccaaaagtaaaaaatatatttcaatatcaaatacaaaagtaaattaggggtttaaagaatttatttttcatataacttTCTATTACAATTACTTTTAATAAGATAATAGGACTTAATGAATAAAACGTAAACACTAAATgaattttgttaacaaaatacAACAATGCATATATTGCTTGTTAGAAagttatttgatgttttaatgttgcattaaaaaactataactaTTGattaaactaagaaaaaaaaaagaaattttttgaaaacaaattatgtgtcactattttatgggttcgtatatttgaaacggactaaTCACAAGTTGCTATATAAGTagttgtaaaaaatttgtcaaaaaaaattgttaaagttatatttttcaaaaaaaaaatatatttgagaaTAGATAGATATTTTGAGTGATGGTTCAAAAGCAATTAAAATAGTCCTTCTCTACATTGTTTCTGACATTCCtcaaataaagtatataaataaataccaaTGAACAAATTTCTGATGAGATCTCTTATTCATATCTAAATTCAAGCTTGTGTGTTGATAATAGTTGAGAATGGAAATTAACATCACATCAAGAGAAATCATTAAACCATCACTGCCAACTTCTGCAGAatgcaaaaccctaaaattatgCTTGTTTGATGTCTTTCAACTCAACACCTATTTTCCATTGAtcctcttttacaaaaaaaaaaaaccaccaaGCTTGAAGGATTCTCATATGACTCAACTCAGTTGAAGGAATCACTATTTGAGGCACTAACCATTTTCTACCCTCCTTCTGGTAGAAAATGTGATTACTTTTCCATTGATTGCAACAATGAAGGTGCAATTTTCATGGAAGCTTTGGTGAGCACCAGCATGGAAGTGTTCTTAAAACCACCCAAATTAGAATTGCTAAACCAGTTGCTTCTATTTGAGCCTAACAAGTGCTATCCTCATGAAGAAGTGTTGCCCCAGTTACTTGTTCAAGTAAACAAATTTGAATGTGGAGGAATAGCCATTAACTTGTGCAACCTTCACATTCTCTTGGATGCATATTCTTGCAGTGCCTTCTTGAAAACCTGGTTTTTCATTTGCAAAGGGTCAAAGAAGAAATCTCATGGCCAGATTTCTCTTCTGCTGCTTTTTCCTTCCCTCCAAGAAGCACCACTGGTGTACGTGCTAGCATGTTGAATATAAACAAGGACTCAAACATAGAAGAAAACTGCACCACAACAAGATTCTTGTTTGATCACAAAGCCATCAACGAGCTAAAATCCATGTCAACATGTTATGAAACAAAGCCTACACGGTACCAGGTATTATCTTCATTCATAAACAAACATATGATTGTAGCAATCAAAGAGGACAAAACAAGACCAATGGTTGCATTTCATGTTGTGGACATGAGAAAAAGAATGGGGGAGCCTTTCTTAAAACGTGCTATTGGAAACTTGTTGTGGCCTGCATTGGTTATTCTTGA contains these protein-coding regions:
- the LOC106763503 gene encoding uncharacterized protein LOC106763503; its protein translation is MEALVSTSMEVFLKPPKLELLNQLLLFEPNKCYPHEEVLPQLLVQCLLENLVFHLQRVKEEISWPDFSSAAFSFPPRSTTGVRASMLNINKDSNIEENCTTTRFLFDHKAINELKSMSTCYETKPTRYQVLSSFINKHMIVAIKEDKTRPMVAFHVVDMRKRMGEPFLKRAIGNLLWPALVILEGVNKNTEIIDLVEILKE